A single window of Candidatus Melainabacteria bacterium RIFOXYA2_FULL_32_9 DNA harbors:
- a CDS encoding dTMP kinase — translation MSILNPKTKHGHPGLLIVIEGTDGSGRSSQINKLREWLAIESYGVMVSEWKTSRLIGRVIDKAKEQNLLNANTFSLMYAADFADRLEHNIIPALRAGLIVLTDRYTYTAFARDVVRGVSPVWVRKLYDFAPTPDLVFYLQTPVDILLKRIISTSGLDYFESGRDIGLSTDFYESFKIYQSRITEEYTKMSSEYDFITLNGNDNIDAIQTAMRENIKALLNTGIIK, via the coding sequence ATGAGCATACTTAACCCAAAAACAAAGCACGGTCATCCAGGGCTACTAATAGTAATAGAGGGGACTGATGGATCAGGAAGATCTTCTCAGATAAATAAACTGCGTGAATGGCTTGCAATTGAAAGCTATGGAGTAATGGTAAGTGAGTGGAAAACTTCAAGACTCATAGGTAGAGTAATTGACAAGGCTAAAGAGCAGAATTTATTAAATGCTAATACATTTAGTCTTATGTATGCAGCGGATTTTGCAGATAGGCTTGAACATAATATTATTCCTGCATTAAGAGCCGGTTTAATTGTGCTTACAGATAGGTATACATATACTGCATTTGCAAGAGACGTTGTTAGAGGAGTTAGTCCAGTATGGGTAAGAAAATTATATGATTTTGCTCCAACTCCAGACCTCGTTTTTTATCTACAAACACCGGTAGATATACTTTTAAAGCGAATAATTTCTACAAGTGGCCTTGATTATTTTGAGTCAGGACGTGATATAGGATTAAGTACAGATTTTTACGAAAGCTTTAAAATTTATCAAAGCAGAATTACCGAAGAATACACCAAAATGTCTAGTGAATATGATTTTATTACATTAAATGGTAATGATAATATAGATGCAATTCAAACTGCAATGCGGGAAAATATAAAAGCATTATTAAATACAGGAATAATAAAGTAG